A part of Bacillus thuringiensis genomic DNA contains:
- a CDS encoding DUF86 domain-containing protein produces MYFVDRKKIEQMLVCLERATSTFQEKKIYETEFEFYALERIAHLIIDCVLDVGNAMIDGFIMRDPGSYEDIIDILMDERVISAEDGQGMKEIILLRKMLTQDYIQMNHDELYKTIQKHIAVVEKYPANIRSYLEKELGPVSAFVPE; encoded by the coding sequence ATGTATTTTGTAGACAGAAAGAAAATAGAACAAATGCTAGTATGTTTAGAACGAGCAACAAGTACATTTCAAGAGAAAAAGATATATGAAACCGAGTTTGAATTTTACGCATTAGAACGCATAGCGCATCTTATTATTGATTGTGTATTAGATGTAGGAAATGCGATGATTGATGGATTTATTATGCGCGATCCAGGAAGCTATGAAGATATTATTGATATTTTAATGGACGAGCGAGTGATAAGTGCAGAAGATGGACAAGGGATGAAAGAAATTATCCTTCTTCGAAAAATGCTTACGCAAGATTATATTCAAATGAATCATGATGAATTATATAAGACGATTCAAAAACATATTGCAGTGGTAGAGAAATACCCAGCAAATATTCGCAGTTATTTAGAAAAGGAATTAGGACCTGTATCTGCATTTGTACCAGAATAA
- the glpX gene encoding class II fructose-bisphosphatase — MERELALEIVRVTEAAALASAQWMGRGKKNEADDAATTAMRDMFDSVNMAGTVVIGEGELDEAPMLYIGEELGTGNGPEVDIAVDPLEGTNIVAKGLANAMAVIAIADKGNLLHAPDMYMEKIAVGPKAAGKISLDDPIEKTIEIVAEANNKKIRDLTVIVQERERHQDIIDRVRAKGARVKLFGDGDVGASIATALPGTGIDLFVGIGGAPEGVISAAALKCLEGEMQARLVPMNEEEEARCREMGLEDPRQLLMLDDLVSGDDAIFSATGVSAGELLDGVKFLGGDLAETYSIVMRYKTRTVRFIKTHHHLDHKPHLNLDI; from the coding sequence TTGGAACGTGAACTCGCACTAGAAATTGTCCGTGTAACAGAAGCAGCAGCATTAGCATCCGCACAGTGGATGGGCCGCGGAAAGAAGAATGAAGCAGATGATGCAGCAACTACAGCAATGCGTGATATGTTCGATTCAGTAAACATGGCAGGTACAGTTGTAATTGGTGAAGGAGAACTTGATGAAGCACCGATGTTATATATTGGTGAAGAACTAGGAACAGGTAACGGTCCAGAAGTAGATATCGCCGTTGATCCATTAGAAGGTACAAACATCGTTGCAAAAGGTCTTGCAAATGCAATGGCAGTTATCGCAATAGCAGATAAAGGAAACCTTCTTCATGCTCCTGATATGTACATGGAAAAAATCGCGGTTGGTCCAAAAGCAGCTGGTAAAATTAGCTTAGATGATCCAATTGAAAAAACAATTGAAATTGTAGCAGAAGCTAACAATAAAAAGATTCGTGATCTAACAGTTATCGTGCAAGAACGTGAACGTCATCAAGATATTATTGACCGTGTTCGTGCAAAAGGTGCACGCGTAAAATTATTTGGTGATGGTGATGTTGGTGCGTCAATCGCAACAGCACTACCTGGAACAGGTATTGATTTATTCGTAGGTATTGGCGGAGCTCCAGAAGGTGTTATTTCTGCAGCAGCATTAAAATGCCTTGAAGGTGAAATGCAAGCTCGCTTAGTTCCAATGAACGAAGAAGAAGAAGCTCGTTGTCGTGAAATGGGATTAGAAGATCCTCGTCAACTTCTTATGTTAGATGACTTAGTATCTGGGGATGATGCAATCTTCTCAGCAACTGGTGTATCTGCTGGTGAGTTATTAGACGGTGTTAAATTCCTTGGCGGAGATTTAGCTGAAACATATTCTATCGTTATGCGTTACAAAACAAGAACGGTACGATTCATTAAAACGCATCACCATTTAGATCATAAACCACACTTAAACTTAGATATTTAA
- a CDS encoding DUF3055 domain-containing protein, with protein MEERFFLYDDTVATRTRFVSFMGENERHDLALLYSDRHYGKTIVLDMQRNRFAIIGPDDLNEPGYLEHAFSMTEEIAEELRSFLFELI; from the coding sequence ATGGAAGAACGTTTCTTTCTGTACGACGATACAGTCGCTACAAGAACTCGTTTCGTTAGCTTTATGGGAGAAAATGAGCGTCATGATTTAGCACTTTTATACTCCGATCGTCATTACGGTAAAACAATTGTCCTTGATATGCAGCGCAATAGATTTGCAATCATCGGTCCTGACGATTTAAACGAACCAGGCTACTTAGAGCATGCATTTTCTATGACTGAAGAAATTGCAGAAGAACTACGCTCATTTTTATTTGAACTTATATAA
- a CDS encoding cytoplasmic protein: MQKVQLSWSLYENEQNTIEKYCKNCRRTTLFTDTNIRRHNANGKNIYRFAIYKCPKDHTWNQKLRIYKAFTDHVETVDMTQQDQTETTTTISITQHKENGIAEITIVLDIVFGSHRMDKALSTYISDWSRTRIVDKIKNGDIQLNGQQMKPNAILSEGDSISICL; this comes from the coding sequence ATGCAGAAAGTACAACTTTCTTGGAGTTTATATGAAAATGAGCAAAACACAATCGAAAAGTATTGTAAAAATTGCAGACGCACTACCCTATTTACTGACACGAATATTCGTAGGCATAACGCCAATGGAAAAAATATATACCGCTTTGCCATTTATAAATGTCCGAAAGATCATACGTGGAATCAAAAACTTCGTATTTATAAAGCATTTACTGATCACGTTGAAACAGTCGATATGACCCAGCAGGATCAAACAGAAACAACTACTACCATTTCCATTACGCAACATAAAGAAAACGGCATAGCCGAAATCACAATCGTATTAGATATCGTTTTCGGTTCCCATCGAATGGATAAAGCTTTATCCACATATATTTCCGACTGGAGCCGTACACGCATTGTGGATAAAATTAAAAATGGGGATATTCAATTGAACGGACAACAAATGAAACCAAATGCAATACTTTCTGAAGGTGATTCTATTTCGATTTGTTTGTGA
- a CDS encoding YutD family protein: MMEQKQEQEMHATVSINNVQYEVIKNFRDGFSEEAFKERYAEILNKYDYIVGDWGYEQLRLRGFFDDSNQRSTYDTKISTLTEYLYEYCNFGCAHFVLRKVKK; encoded by the coding sequence ATGATGGAGCAAAAGCAAGAGCAAGAGATGCATGCTACGGTGAGCATTAATAATGTGCAGTACGAAGTAATTAAAAACTTTCGTGACGGTTTTAGTGAAGAAGCATTTAAAGAGCGTTATGCAGAAATTTTAAATAAATATGATTATATCGTTGGGGACTGGGGTTATGAGCAACTTAGATTGCGCGGTTTCTTTGATGATAGTAATCAACGTTCGACATATGATACGAAAATTAGTACGTTAACGGAGTATTTATACGAGTACTGTAACTTCGGTTGTGCACACTTCGTATTACGAAAAGTGAAGAAATAA
- a CDS encoding YhcN/YlaJ family sporulation lipoprotein has translation MKKQIILSLLTLSLFAGCQSTNKAEMEREEGSRVLVSNKNDMYHTENTNTRLTRVGYSSKQKHEVSNKQVGAINREKVAEMITSMTVKLPDVTNAATLVTDDEVFVVYRANTTDPKLVADQVYKAALSIVPRYYKAYVSTDQKLISQIQGLQSGALNDTEYTQSLDMLKREMSKNPYLNNTGDQTLNDMIKK, from the coding sequence GTGAAAAAACAAATTATACTCTCTCTCCTCACTCTTTCCTTATTTGCAGGCTGTCAATCAACGAATAAAGCCGAAATGGAACGTGAAGAAGGAAGTCGTGTTCTTGTTTCCAATAAAAACGACATGTATCATACGGAAAATACAAATACACGGCTTACAAGGGTAGGTTATTCATCTAAACAAAAGCATGAAGTATCTAACAAACAAGTAGGAGCCATTAACCGTGAGAAAGTCGCTGAAATGATTACAAGCATGACAGTCAAACTTCCTGATGTTACAAACGCTGCTACGCTCGTTACCGATGATGAAGTATTTGTTGTATACCGTGCAAACACAACGGATCCGAAACTCGTAGCGGATCAAGTATATAAAGCTGCTTTGTCCATCGTCCCTCGCTATTATAAAGCATATGTATCAACAGACCAAAAGTTGATTTCTCAAATTCAAGGCCTTCAATCTGGCGCATTAAATGATACAGAATATACGCAAAGCCTCGATATGTTAAAACGAGAAATGAGTAAAAATCCTTATTTGAACAATACGGGGGATCAGACTTTGAACGATATGATAAAAAAATAA
- a CDS encoding MerR family transcriptional regulator, producing MTMKVKEVANLVGISVRTLHHYDEIGLLTPDETTESGYRLYSNENLETLQQILFFKELGFPLKKIKEIIMSPSFDREEALQLHKKMLLEKRARLDKVIATIDKTIQHTKGEIEMTNKEKFEGFDFSHNPYEEEARERWGDAAVDKANEYAKGMSKDNQEEFNTIYRNLAALRHGAPDSKEAQASIKVWYDYLQNFSHYSLDAFKGLGQMYVADERFTKNIDKFGEGLAQFMCDAMEIYADRNKK from the coding sequence ATGACAATGAAGGTAAAAGAAGTAGCTAATTTAGTTGGAATTAGTGTGCGCACACTGCATCATTACGATGAAATTGGGTTATTAACCCCAGACGAGACGACAGAGTCTGGATATCGTCTGTATTCCAATGAAAATTTAGAGACATTGCAGCAAATTTTATTTTTTAAAGAGCTAGGCTTCCCTTTGAAGAAAATTAAAGAAATTATCATGAGTCCGTCATTTGATCGCGAAGAAGCGCTACAGCTTCATAAGAAAATGCTTCTTGAAAAGCGTGCAAGGTTAGATAAAGTGATTGCGACGATTGATAAAACAATTCAGCATACAAAAGGAGAGATTGAAATGACGAATAAAGAGAAATTTGAAGGATTCGATTTCAGCCATAACCCATATGAAGAAGAAGCACGTGAAAGATGGGGAGACGCAGCTGTAGATAAAGCGAACGAATATGCAAAAGGTATGTCAAAAGACAATCAAGAAGAGTTTAATACTATTTATAGAAATTTAGCGGCACTGAGACACGGTGCACCAGATTCTAAAGAGGCGCAGGCATCTATCAAAGTATGGTACGATTACTTGCAAAACTTTAGTCACTATTCATTAGACGCTTTTAAGGGCCTCGGTCAAATGTACGTCGCTGATGAGCGCTTTACGAAAAATATCGATAAGTTTGGCGAGGGGTTAGCGCAATTTATGTGTGATGCGATGGAGATTTATGCGGATCGTAATAAAAAATAA
- a CDS encoding YhfC family intramembrane metalloprotease, whose protein sequence is MHNRYVHILESGESMVSNTVIASIIFQLIVSILVPIIVLVYFRKKYNINWKVVGVGVLIFIGFTQILETPFQLFMRGNPTIGPILENPFIFSLYSGLTAGIFEELGRFVAFFFLLKKYQEYKDGFAYGIGHGGIESILVGGFSAFQALIFANSINNGSFAQMVEKMPELGRLQDMLIQQPAYLYFLGSFERIMALVLQIAFTMLVLYAVKQKKYIFLVYAVLFHAFVDFFAALYQTKTINIFVAEGITLLFTIGAVILIRKMKEKLMNVPA, encoded by the coding sequence ATGCATAATAGATATGTACATATATTAGAAAGCGGTGAAAGTATGGTTTCAAATACTGTAATTGCCAGCATCATCTTTCAACTCATTGTCTCGATTCTGGTCCCAATTATTGTACTCGTTTATTTCCGTAAGAAATATAATATTAATTGGAAAGTGGTCGGCGTTGGTGTTCTTATCTTTATCGGTTTTACCCAAATTCTCGAAACACCGTTCCAATTATTCATGCGCGGAAATCCTACAATAGGTCCAATTTTAGAAAACCCATTTATTTTCTCGCTTTATAGCGGACTGACTGCTGGTATTTTTGAAGAATTAGGACGCTTCGTTGCCTTTTTCTTCTTACTAAAAAAATATCAAGAATATAAAGATGGCTTCGCTTACGGAATTGGTCACGGCGGCATTGAATCTATTTTAGTTGGCGGATTCTCTGCATTTCAAGCGCTTATATTTGCGAATTCAATTAACAACGGTAGCTTCGCTCAAATGGTCGAAAAAATGCCGGAGCTAGGCCGCCTACAGGACATGTTAATTCAGCAACCTGCCTACTTATACTTCCTTGGTAGCTTCGAAAGAATTATGGCACTCGTGCTGCAAATTGCCTTTACAATGCTTGTCTTATACGCAGTAAAACAGAAGAAGTATATCTTCCTTGTGTACGCTGTATTATTCCACGCATTTGTAGACTTTTTTGCGGCACTTTACCAAACAAAAACAATCAACATCTTTGTTGCTGAAGGAATCACCCTTCTCTTCACAATTGGTGCTGTCATTCTTATTCGTAAAATGAAAGAAAAATTAATGAATGTACCGGCGTAA